The proteins below come from a single Gimesia alba genomic window:
- a CDS encoding ATP-dependent nuclease gives MPHKQQGSTTIDTKLDLDQFSLKIANFKCFGDTPQGFDRIKPFNLIIGKNNSGKSSLLDIMPCLVTNNFEFLPILWHHHDSPGIFAKQTIPSELLEKHVRKYARKISNNSSYENRMMQKYEGAVIEWRMGGLSDECTVESENPKFQQINWMLDSFISQDDFERELSKAMTNPFANREFQRITAERNIIPEPDSGDIKKLVKSDGSGVTTIIQKYITKSNLPRDLIKITLLFHLNQIFAPDLKFTDIDCQQHEDTKWEIYLHEEHKGLIPLSQSGSGLKTIIIVLVNILLMPQVKNKDPSVFIYGFEELENNLHPALLRNLLLYLFEHAKKTGALFFLTTHSNVAIDSFSHNKDAQIIHVTHNGQEALCRTVKTYVENQGVLDDLDVRASDLLQSNCVIWVEGPSDRTYINRWIDLFTDGNLKEGFHFQCVFYGGKLLSHLSSDSPDEIEERIALLRVNRKCCLVMDSDKKSARAHINKTKKRLREEIDETEGFSWVTNGREIENYLPVSSIKKLLGVNANQVERYEKFLEYLDATKKGSGKLLKSKAAFSESIVPLLDKSDCFSVLDLEEQISELCKFIKKCNGIET, from the coding sequence ATGCCTCACAAGCAACAAGGATCTACTACCATAGACACTAAATTAGACTTAGATCAGTTTTCACTAAAAATTGCAAACTTCAAGTGCTTCGGAGATACACCGCAGGGCTTTGACCGAATCAAACCATTCAATTTGATCATAGGAAAGAATAATTCTGGCAAGTCCTCTCTGCTTGATATTATGCCTTGTCTTGTCACAAATAATTTTGAGTTCTTACCAATTTTATGGCACCATCATGATTCACCTGGAATATTCGCAAAACAAACAATTCCAAGTGAGCTTTTGGAAAAGCATGTACGAAAATATGCGAGGAAAATTAGTAACAATTCTAGTTATGAAAACCGTATGATGCAGAAGTATGAAGGCGCTGTTATTGAGTGGCGGATGGGGGGCCTGTCAGATGAATGTACCGTTGAAAGCGAAAACCCCAAATTTCAGCAAATTAACTGGATGTTAGATAGTTTTATTTCACAGGATGATTTTGAACGTGAATTAAGCAAAGCTATGACAAACCCTTTTGCAAATCGAGAATTCCAACGCATTACGGCTGAGCGAAACATAATACCTGAACCTGATAGCGGAGATATAAAAAAACTTGTCAAAAGCGATGGTTCAGGTGTAACGACCATAATTCAGAAATATATAACTAAATCAAACTTGCCACGTGATTTAATTAAGATCACGCTTTTGTTTCACTTGAATCAAATTTTCGCCCCTGATTTAAAATTTACAGATATCGATTGTCAGCAACATGAAGATACAAAATGGGAAATTTATTTACATGAAGAACATAAAGGGCTTATTCCTCTTTCCCAATCTGGTAGCGGTCTTAAAACAATTATCATTGTACTTGTTAACATATTGTTAATGCCACAAGTCAAGAATAAAGACCCCAGTGTATTCATTTATGGGTTTGAAGAATTAGAGAACAACTTGCACCCGGCTTTATTACGAAATCTGCTTCTCTATCTATTTGAACATGCTAAAAAAACAGGTGCACTTTTTTTCTTAACTACCCACTCCAATGTGGCAATTGATTCCTTTAGCCATAATAAAGACGCACAAATTATCCATGTTACTCATAATGGGCAAGAAGCTCTGTGCCGCACGGTAAAGACATATGTTGAAAACCAGGGAGTTCTAGACGATCTTGATGTGCGTGCGAGTGACCTCTTACAATCAAATTGTGTAATTTGGGTGGAGGGGCCATCAGACAGAACGTACATTAACAGGTGGATTGATCTATTTACCGATGGAAATCTTAAAGAAGGGTTTCACTTTCAGTGTGTTTTTTATGGAGGTAAGTTACTTTCTCATCTTTCATCGGATTCACCTGATGAAATTGAAGAAAGGATTGCCCTACTTAGAGTGAATCGAAAATGTTGTTTAGTGATGGATAGTGATAAGAAGTCGGCTAGAGCACATATAAATAAAACCAAAAAACGGCTAAGAGAAGAGATCGATGAAACAGAAGGGTTCTCTTGGGTCACAAATGGAAGAGAGATCGAAAACTATTTACCAGTTTCATCCATTAAAAAGCTCTTGGGAGTGAATGCAAATCAAGTAGAGAGATACGAAAAATTTCTAGAATATTTGGATGCTACAAAAAAAGGTTCAGGTAAACTACTAAAATCAAAAGCAGCATTTTCTGAGTCGATTGTTCCACTTTTAGACAAGAGTGATTGCTTTTCAGTCCTTGATCTCGAAGAGCAAATTAGTGAACTGTGCAAATTCATCAAAAAATGCAATGGCATAGAAACCTAA
- a CDS encoding tetratricopeptide repeat protein — MAETPDEVEDVFLNFLGDDPKSPRQIRTQMTKQIAKDKKSAKAWTARAWAHYELDDFDDAVADATQAIALCPQSYLPWYVRGASYFCTGQTDEAEADLSEAIRLADSVKLFLEDAYRYRGGIRCDDNRTEEAIKDLNKCLKIRPDDSQAFGFRGIAYCRKQNYRKAIQDFEKAISLADDYPFPLSALAWLLATCPDKKICDGARALELAELANDLSGNEHLEDLAAAYAEVGDFKNAVKTQKRAIKQCQDPQEKAKFEKRLKLFESGQPHHALWGE; from the coding sequence ATGGCAGAGACTCCCGATGAAGTGGAAGATGTGTTCCTGAATTTTCTGGGGGACGATCCCAAGTCACCCCGGCAGATTCGGACGCAGATGACGAAGCAGATTGCTAAGGACAAGAAGTCGGCCAAAGCCTGGACGGCTCGTGCCTGGGCGCATTATGAGTTGGATGATTTCGACGACGCTGTCGCTGACGCGACGCAGGCGATTGCCCTGTGTCCCCAGTCCTATCTTCCCTGGTACGTGCGCGGCGCGTCGTACTTTTGCACCGGGCAGACGGACGAAGCGGAAGCGGATTTGAGTGAGGCGATTCGTCTGGCGGACAGTGTCAAACTGTTTCTGGAAGACGCTTATCGGTATCGCGGCGGGATTCGCTGTGATGACAATCGGACCGAAGAAGCGATCAAAGATTTGAACAAGTGTCTGAAAATTCGCCCGGATGATTCGCAAGCTTTTGGGTTTCGGGGCATCGCGTATTGCCGAAAACAGAACTACCGCAAAGCGATTCAGGACTTCGAAAAGGCGATTTCGCTGGCAGACGATTATCCGTTCCCCCTGTCAGCGCTGGCCTGGCTCCTGGCGACCTGCCCGGACAAAAAAATTTGCGACGGCGCGCGGGCTCTGGAATTAGCCGAGCTGGCGAATGACCTTTCGGGAAACGAACACCTCGAAGATCTGGCAGCGGCGTATGCAGAAGTCGGCGACTTTAAAAATGCAGTCAAGACTCAGAAGCGCGCGATCAAGCAGTGCCAGGACCCTCAGGAAAAAGCCAAGTTCGAGAAACGCCTCAAACTGTTTGAATCCGGGCAACCCCATCACGCGCTGTGGGGTGAGTAA